A single Aspergillus puulaauensis MK2 DNA, chromosome 7, nearly complete sequence DNA region contains:
- the RAD30 gene encoding DNA-directed DNA polymerase eta (BUSCO:EOG09261801;~COG:L;~EggNog:ENOG410PFN6;~InterPro:IPR017961,IPR036775,IPR043128,IPR001126, IPR041298,IPR043502;~PFAM:PF00817,PF18439,PF11799;~go_function: GO:0003684 - damaged DNA binding [Evidence IEA];~go_process: GO:0006281 - DNA repair [Evidence IEA]), with product MSRLSPELPALRASRDSAKPHSRCTYRQFYLLRQASTASQLRIIAHIDLDAFYAQCEMVRLGTPRETPLAVRQWDSLIAINYPARDFGITRMISAKDARVKCPDIVLQHVATFREGEGGKWAYREDAWKNVGTDKVCLDPYRAESRKTLKVIKEKLAGWYTGISGGQLGLGSQNKIQEALVEKASIDEVFIDLSPLVFGILLQRYPELREKPNGDDRVAPLPCPPTTALEWNTEDCLVDLDENETEVDDPDWDDIAMLIGAEIIRSVRTAVWDTLSYTCSAGLAKNKMMAKLGSATNKPNKQTIVRNRAIQNFLGGFKFTKIRMLGGKLGDQVSAAFGTEQVSDLLGVSLEQFRAKLSDDTAAWLYGIIRGEDRSEVNPRTQIKSMLSAKSFRPSINNLDQADKWLRIFAADIYGRLIEEGVLEHKRRPKTAALHHRQGVQVKSRQLPIPGSATIDEDLLFDLGKTLLRQVATDGSAWPCANLSLSAGGFEDGVSKNQAIDGFLLRGDQAKNLAPPGRNHTMDELSTEHEQSAKKRRKLEDNGLGRFFNKQPEANGTVGSSEQDQTADASEFKPDNVQLFEDVLLSDQAELSTWSVYNCPRCGKAIQIDGEEEHNDWHYAKDLETEEMQAARNSQTSQLPNRAAPPNSRSKPRGGRGKSEKGQTRLSFG from the coding sequence ATGTCTCGCTTGTCCCCAGAACTCCCCGCGTTGCGGGCGTCCCGCGATTCCGCAAAGCCTCATTCTCGCTGCACCTATCGCCAGTTCTATCTCCTCCGACAAGCGTCGACCGCGTCTCAACTCCGGATAATAGCGCATATTGACCTCGATGCCTTTTATGCACAATGTGAAATGGTCCGACTGGGAACACCGCGCGAGACACCACTCGCAGTGCGGCAATGGGACTCGTTGATTGCGATCAATTACCCAGCGCGAGATTTTGGAATCACACGGATGATCTCTGCGAAGGACGCGAGGGTCAAGTGCCCGGATATTGTTCTTCAGCATGTTGCTACGTTTCGGGAGGGGGAGGGCGGAAAGTGGGCGTATAGAGAGGATGCATGGAAAAACGTGGGAACGGACAAGGTTTGCCTTGACCCGTACCGGGCGGAGTCGCGGAAGACCTTGAAGGTGATTAAGGAGAAGCTAGCGGGCTGGTATACCGGGATAAGTGGGGGTCAGCTGGGACTGGGTAGCCAGAACAAAATACAGGAAGCACTTGTCGAGAAAGCGAGCATCGACGAGGTCTTTATCGACCTCTCACCATTGGTGTTTGGCATCCTGCTCCAGCGATATCCCGAATTACGTGAAAAGCCGAACGGTGATGATCGAGTTGCACCGTTGCCTTGTCCACCCACTACTGCACTGGAATGGAACACGGAGGACTGTCTGGTTGACTTGGATGAGAACGAGACAGAGGTCGATGACCCAGACTgggatgatatcgccatgCTTATTGGGGCTGAGATTATTCGATCAGTCAGAACAGCTGTCTGGGATACGCTCAGTTACACATGTTCCGCGGGACTTGCTAAGAACAAAATGATGGCCAAGCTGGGGAGCGCGACAAATAAACCCAACAAGCAAACAATTGTCAGGAATCGTGCTATCCAGAACTTCCTTGGTGGTTTCAAGTTCACCAAAATTCGAATGCTTGGGGGCAAATTGGGTGACCAAGTCAGTGCTGCGTTTGGAACAGAACAAGTCAGCGACCTCCTTGGTGTGTCCCTGGAACAATTCCGTGCCAAGTTGAGTGATGATACGGCAGCCTGGCTTTACGGGATAATTCGTGGAGAGGACCGAAGTGAGGTCAACCCCCGAACGCAAATCAAGTCCATGCTTTCCGCAAAATCGTTCAGGCCGAGTATAAACAATCTCGACCAAGCCGACAAGTGGCTGCGTATCTTCGCAGCGGACATATATGGTCGCCTCATTGAAGAAGGCGTGCTTGAGCATAAGCGTCGACCGAAAACTGCTGCGTTGCACCATCGGCAAGGCGTTCAGGTGAAATCCCGACAACTGCCCATCCCCGGATCAGCTACAATTGACGAAGACCTACTATTTGATCTTGGCAAGACGCTGCTTAGACAGGTTGCTACAGATGGGAGCGCATGGCCCTGTGCAAATCTTTCTTTGAGTGCCGGTGGTTTCGAGGACGGGGTGTCCAAAAACCAAGCAATTGATGGTTTCCTACTACGAGGCGATCAGGCAAAGAATTTGGCACCCCCTGGCCGGAACCATACGATGGATGAGTTATCAACTGAACATGAACAATCAGCCAAGAAGCGGAGGAAGCTTGAAGACAACGGACTGGGGCGATTTTTCAACAAGCAGCCGGAAGCCAACGGGACGGTTGGCTCCTCTGAACAGGATCAAACAGCAGATGCGTCGGAATTCAAGCCTGACAATGTCCAGTTGTTTGAAGATGTTTTACTCTCGGACCAGGCAGAGCTATCTACTTGGAGCGTCTACAACTGCCCTCGATGCGGAAAGGCCATACAGattgatggggaggaggaacaCAATGACTGGCATTATGCGAAGGATCTTGAAACTGAGGAAATGCAAGCTGCCAGGAATTCCCAAACATCGCAATTACCAAACAGGGCGGCTCCACCAAATTCCCGCTCGAAACCTCGCGGCGGGCGAGGCAAATCAGAAAAGGGACAAACGCGGCTCAGCTTTGGGTGA